In the genome of Variovorax sp. PAMC26660, the window CGCGATGGCCTCTCATCCCCTTGCACCGAACCCGACAGGACTGCCGCCCGGCTTGCCCAAGGCCGACTACCGCAATGCGATGGCGCGGCTGGGCGCGGCGGTCAACATCATCACCACCGACGGCCCCGCGGGACGCGCCGGCTTCACAGCCTCGGCGGTATGCAGCGTGACCGACGAACCACCGATGCTGCTGGTGTGCCTGAACCGCTCGGCCTCGGTGTACCCGGCTTTCAAGGCCAACGGCGTGCTGTGCGTGAACGTGCTGGCCGCGGGGCACCAGACGCTCTCCGCGCTGTTCGGCGGCAAGACGCCGATGGACGAACGCTTCGCGGCCGGCAACTGGAGCCGCAAGACCACCGGCTCGCCGATGCTCGACGACGCGGCCGTGTCATTCGACTGCCGCGTGCTGCACGCCACGCATGCGGGCACGCACGATGTGCTGTTCTGCGAAGCGGTGGCCATTGCCATCGGCGGTGCGGCGCAGGGGTTGATCTACTTCGATCGCCGCTATCACGAGATCGCGGTGCCGCCGCAGCACTGACTCTCTTGGGGCGTTTGCATTGCTCCTTCCCCCTCTGGGGGAAGGAGCAAGACCTAGCGTGGCGTGATGCCTTGAAGCACGATGCGCTGAACGTTCTCCACCGTCTGCTCGAAGAACGCCGCATCGTCCAGCGTGTGCCCCGTCAGCGCCTGCACCTGCACACCGAAATCCGCGTAGTGCTGCGTGACCGCCCACAACGCAAAGATCAGGTGATGCGGATCGACCGGCGCGAGCTTGCCGGCCTCGACCCAGGCACGAATCACCTCCGATTTTTTCTCCACCAGCGTGCGCAGCTCTCGGTCGAGTTCGTCGCGCAACAGCGGCGCACCCTGGATCATTTCAAGACAGAACAAACGCGATGCATCCGGCCGATCGCGCGAGACCAGCAGCTTGCGACGGATGTAATCGCCAATGGCCTCGCCCGGGTCCTGCTCGGCGCTGAAGCCGCGCAGCGGTTCGAGCCACAGCGCGAGCAGGTCGCGCAGCACGTTGACGTACAGCTCTTCCTTGTTCGCGAAGTAATAGAGCAGGTTGCTCTTCGACACATCGGCGCGCGCAGCCACCTGGTCGATCGACGTGCCGTGCAGCCCGAACCGGGAGAACAGCCCCAGCGCGGCACCGAGGATCGCGCTGCGCTTGTCTTCGATCTGGCGCAGTCGCCGGCTCACGGCGGACGCGCTGCGCACCGCGGGCTTCGCTCGTTTGCGCGCCGGCTTGTCGGTGGTGATGTTGCTGCTGCTGGCTGCGGCCAGCGCCTTGGTCTTCGGCATCTTCCCTCGTTTCTTCTGGATTCCGGATTCACTCATTCATTCATTCGACTGCGAACAACACGCTTGCACGAGCCGTACCTGCAAGCCCTTGCCATCGCGGCGCACCACTGTAAGGCCGCGGTGCATCGACTTGCGCCACGACGGCCTGCAGGCCCCGCGCCGCGCACCATGCTGACGCGGCAAAAGCGATTTGTCCATTTGGTCCAACTGGCACAGACGTTGCATGGAGAAGTACACACACGCCACGCATGAGAAACGCCCCATGACTCTCTTGTCCGTTCCCATCATCGATCTCGCGCCCTATTTCGACGGAAGCCCCGAAAGCCGATCGGAGGTCGCGAAGAAAGTCGACGAAGCCTGCCGCAGCATCGGCTTCCTGGTCATCACCAACCACGGCATTCCTGCGGAGCTGATCTCGCGCGTGGCCACGCTGTCGCGCAAGTTCTTCGACATGCCGCTCGGCGAGAAGCGCAAGGTCGACCGTCCGCGCGAGGACGCGGTGCGCGGCTACAGCGCGGTCGGCGAAGAGGGCCTGTCGTACAGCCTCGAAGAGGCGGCGCCGGGCGACCTGAAGGAATCGTTCTCCATCGGCCCATCGAACGTGCCCGACGACGACTACCACCGCGGCCCCGCAGCCGGCCCGCACTTCGAGCCCAACAGCTGGCCGCCCATCGACGGTTTCCGTGAAGCATACGAAGGCTACTTCGAGGCCATGAGCGATCTCTCGCGCTCGCTGATGCGCATCTTTGCGCTCGGCCTGGCGCTGCCCGAAAAGTTCTTCGACGACAAGATCGACCGGCACATCAGCATGTTCCGCGTGCTGAGCTACCCGCCGCAACGCGAGGCACCGTTGCCCGGCCAACTGCGTGCGGGCGCGCACAGCGACTACGGCAGCCTCACCATCGTGTTGCCCGACGACAAGGGCCTTCAGGTGTTCAACAAGGCCGGCCAGTGGGTCGATGTGCCGCAGGTCGAAGGTGGTCTGGTCGTCAACATTGCCGATCTGATGATGCAGTGGACCAACGACCAGTGGGTGTCGACGCTGCATCGCGTGGTCAATCCGCCCTTCGAGATGGCGAGCACCAACCGCCGGCAGTCGCTGGTGTTCTTCCACCAGCCCAACTACGACGCGATGGTCGAGTGTCTGCCGAGTTGTCTGGCACCGGGAGAGGCGCCGAAGTACGCACCGATCTCGTCGGGGAATCACCTGATCTCGAAGTTCGTCAAGCAGACGACCTTCGGGGGCACCAAGGCGACGGCCTGAATGATGGTTTTCTTCTCGATTCGTCGCGTCGTGTTTGAAGTGCGTCGTTCAGGGCGGTGCTCACGCCGACACGGTGCTCTTTTTCGCGAATGTCCCCCGCTTCGCTCCTCCTTTATTTCGCGAAAAAGAGCCCCGTATCGACGTGAGCGTTATTCGGAGCAGTCGTTGATCGCTGGATCAATAGCAGCGTGTCCAGGTGCGAATGACACCGGGTGCTCCCCGCAGCGAAATAAAGGAGGAGCGAAGCGGGGGACATTCGCGGAGGGGAGCACCCGGTGTCATTCGCACGTACCCCGAACAGCAGCGCCAAGAACACCAGCAATGATCAACTGACATGCCCCACCTCTCCTACGTCAACGTCTTCGCCAAAGACGTGGTCGCACTCAGCGGCTTCTACCAACGCGTGTTCGGCTTCCCCGAAATCGAGGCCATCCGCTCGCCGATCTTTCGTGGACTCGACACCGGCAAGTCGAGCCTGGGCTTCAACGCACTCGACGCCTACGAGCTGCTGCACCTTGCCGAGTTCTCCGACACGCGCGGCGTGAAGTTCCTGCTGAACATCGACGTCGACAGCCAGGCCGACGTCGACCGCATGGTGCCCGTCGCACTCGAAGCGGGCGCCACGCTCATCAAGCCGCCCTACGTCACTTACTACAACTGGTACCAGTCGGTGCTGCTCGATCCCGAGGGCAATGTGTTCCGCATCAACTTCATGATGTGACGCGCACACGGCACCGCCCTTCTCTTTCCTCCTGCATTTCCTTGTCATGCCTCTCACGAAAGGTTGCTCCATGCTGCTGCGCACTCTCACTCCCGGCTTCGGCCTTGCCTTGACGCTCGCAGCAGGCGGCGCGTCCATCGCGCTGCCGGCCACGGCGGCCGACGGCTTCACGCTGAAAGACAAGCCCAAGATCGCCATGCTCTACTTCGGCCCGAAGAACGACGGCGGCTGGACACAGGCCTTCGACGAAGCCCGCGTGAAGATCGAGAAAGAAATCGGCCAGAAGATCCAGTTCGTCGAGAACGTGCCCGAAGACGCCTCGGCCATCAAGCCCGCGGCCGAGAAGTTCATCCAGCGCGGCGCCAACATCGTGATCGGCACCGCCTTCGGTTATTCCGACAGCTTCAAGGACCTGGCCGCCAAGTACCCCGACGTGGCCTT includes:
- a CDS encoding isopenicillin N synthase family dioxygenase translates to MTLLSVPIIDLAPYFDGSPESRSEVAKKVDEACRSIGFLVITNHGIPAELISRVATLSRKFFDMPLGEKRKVDRPREDAVRGYSAVGEEGLSYSLEEAAPGDLKESFSIGPSNVPDDDYHRGPAAGPHFEPNSWPPIDGFREAYEGYFEAMSDLSRSLMRIFALGLALPEKFFDDKIDRHISMFRVLSYPPQREAPLPGQLRAGAHSDYGSLTIVLPDDKGLQVFNKAGQWVDVPQVEGGLVVNIADLMMQWTNDQWVSTLHRVVNPPFEMASTNRRQSLVFFHQPNYDAMVECLPSCLAPGEAPKYAPISSGNHLISKFVKQTTFGGTKATA
- a CDS encoding VOC family protein, with translation MPHLSYVNVFAKDVVALSGFYQRVFGFPEIEAIRSPIFRGLDTGKSSLGFNALDAYELLHLAEFSDTRGVKFLLNIDVDSQADVDRMVPVALEAGATLIKPPYVTYYNWYQSVLLDPEGNVFRINFMM
- the rutF gene encoding NADH-dependent FMN reductase RutF, producing MASHPLAPNPTGLPPGLPKADYRNAMARLGAAVNIITTDGPAGRAGFTASAVCSVTDEPPMLLVCLNRSASVYPAFKANGVLCVNVLAAGHQTLSALFGGKTPMDERFAAGNWSRKTTGSPMLDDAAVSFDCRVLHATHAGTHDVLFCEAVAIAIGGAAQGLIYFDRRYHEIAVPPQH
- the rutR gene encoding HTH-type transcriptional regulator RutR, with protein sequence MPKTKALAAASSSNITTDKPARKRAKPAVRSASAVSRRLRQIEDKRSAILGAALGLFSRFGLHGTSIDQVAARADVSKSNLLYYFANKEELYVNVLRDLLALWLEPLRGFSAEQDPGEAIGDYIRRKLLVSRDRPDASRLFCLEMIQGAPLLRDELDRELRTLVEKKSEVIRAWVEAGKLAPVDPHHLIFALWAVTQHYADFGVQVQALTGHTLDDAAFFEQTVENVQRIVLQGITPR